In Candidatus Goldiibacteriota bacterium, the following are encoded in one genomic region:
- the cls gene encoding cardiolipin synthase: MTELLDRLHISVLLLAELALIFLLVISAWAVIHVIMYKRDSRSAASWLAVIILSPLVGAILYYLFGVNRIQRKASRLKRDEFFLSWLKPELGDTEYIRKRISYALPRKMPHNILDLIRSGDAVLAAPLVPGNCVTVLENEAAFAAMLRGIRRAKKTITLQTYIFDNDAIGRLFAAALADAVERGVAVRVLIDNVGAHYSKPTIENLLKEKGIPHAFFMKANMPISFLFYNLRSHRKIMVVDGQEAYIGGANIREQIGADGKVKLKDIHFMFRGPIASEFQKVFAEDWEFTTREQLRGKGWVSSVKRKGNVHVRPVPGGPDRNLEKNMWVMMNAIANARKSIHIQTPYFIPDPQVISALSLAALQGIEVKILVPHKGNLKYVQWAMDGTLWRVIEKGCRVYRYDGVFDHSKIMTVDGLWSYVGSSNWDARSMRLNFEIDAECYDKELARELDKIFLRKVAAAHELTLIKSRSGPFMKRFRNNIARLFSPYL, translated from the coding sequence ATGACGGAATTACTGGACAGGCTTCATATATCTGTATTGCTGCTGGCGGAACTGGCGTTAATCTTTCTTTTGGTTATTTCAGCGTGGGCGGTTATTCACGTTATTATGTATAAGCGTGATTCGCGGTCTGCCGCGTCGTGGCTTGCTGTTATTATCCTTTCACCGCTTGTAGGCGCCATATTATATTATCTTTTCGGGGTAAACAGAATTCAAAGAAAGGCCAGCAGATTAAAGAGAGATGAATTTTTTTTAAGCTGGCTGAAACCGGAACTTGGCGATACGGAATACATCCGTAAAAGGATATCATACGCGCTTCCCAGAAAGATGCCGCATAATATCCTTGATTTGATAAGAAGCGGGGATGCGGTTCTTGCCGCGCCGTTGGTGCCGGGAAACTGCGTGACTGTCCTGGAGAATGAAGCTGCTTTTGCCGCCATGCTTCGCGGTATAAGGCGCGCCAAAAAGACTATAACCCTGCAGACGTATATTTTTGACAATGACGCAATCGGACGGCTTTTTGCGGCCGCGCTGGCAGATGCGGTTGAAAGGGGCGTGGCGGTAAGGGTGCTGATAGATAATGTCGGCGCGCATTATTCAAAACCCACGATAGAGAATTTACTGAAAGAAAAGGGCATCCCGCATGCTTTTTTCATGAAAGCCAATATGCCCATAAGCTTTCTGTTTTATAATTTAAGGTCGCACAGGAAAATAATGGTGGTGGACGGGCAGGAAGCATATATCGGCGGCGCAAATATAAGAGAGCAGATAGGGGCGGACGGAAAAGTAAAACTTAAAGATATTCATTTTATGTTCAGGGGCCCGATAGCTTCAGAATTTCAGAAAGTGTTCGCTGAAGACTGGGAATTTACCACCCGCGAACAGCTTAGGGGAAAAGGGTGGGTTTCGTCGGTAAAAAGAAAAGGAAATGTTCATGTAAGGCCTGTTCCGGGCGGGCCTGACCGTAATCTGGAAAAAAATATGTGGGTTATGATGAACGCCATAGCAAACGCAAGAAAAAGCATTCACATTCAGACGCCTTATTTTATTCCCGACCCGCAGGTAATAAGCGCGCTGTCGCTTGCCGCTCTGCAGGGGATTGAAGTCAAGATACTTGTGCCGCATAAAGGCAATTTAAAGTATGTGCAGTGGGCTATGGACGGAACGCTGTGGCGCGTCATAGAAAAAGGGTGCCGCGTATACAGGTATGACGGGGTGTTTGACCATTCAAAGATAATGACTGTGGACGGGCTCTGGTCGTATGTGGGATCGTCCAACTGGGACGCAAGAAGCATGAGGCTTAACTTTGAAATTGACGCGGAATGTTATGATAAGGAGCTGGCGCGTGAACTGGATAAAATTTTCCTGCGCAAAGTGGCAGCCGCGCATGAACTGACCCTTATTAAATCAAGGTCCGGCCCGTTTATGAAAAGGTTCAGAAATAATATTGCCAGGCTGTTCAGCCCGTACTTATAA
- a CDS encoding nucleoside deaminase, translating into MKHHEYYMKEALKEAAKAAKKDEVPVGAVIVSDGKIIARGHNLIRSKKDPSAHAEMIAIKKAAKKMDNERLNGCVLYVNIEPCCMCAGAILLARLHSVVYAAKEPKTGACGSVHDVLNNPKSNHRVTIVNGIMENESADLLRSFFKKKRELRKQ; encoded by the coding sequence AAAGAAGCGCTGAAAGAAGCGGCAAAAGCGGCAAAAAAAGACGAAGTGCCTGTTGGTGCTGTTATAGTGTCGGACGGCAAAATAATCGCACGCGGGCATAATCTAATAAGGTCTAAAAAAGACCCATCTGCCCACGCTGAAATGATTGCGATAAAAAAAGCGGCAAAAAAAATGGACAACGAAAGGTTGAACGGGTGTGTCTTGTATGTTAATATAGAGCCTTGTTGCATGTGTGCGGGAGCAATACTCCTGGCAAGATTGCACTCCGTAGTATATGCCGCAAAAGAGCCTAAAACAGGTGCTTGTGGAAGTGTTCATGACGTTTTAAACAACCCTAAAAGTAATCATAGGGTTACAATTGTAAACGGCATTATGGAAAATGAAAGCGCGGATTTATTAAGATCTTTTTTTAAAAAAAAGAGAGAATTACGTAAACAATGA